A single region of the Cyanobacteriota bacterium genome encodes:
- a CDS encoding CrcB family protein, which yields MLKPMLERLMLRQPVVRTVAAISLGAIAGALCRYYFGLAMNHLLGIEVPYSTLVINVTGCLAMGIVATLSLDQVVN from the coding sequence ATGCTTAAACCCATGCTGGAACGATTGATGTTACGACAGCCGGTTGTGCGAACTGTTGCCGCCATCTCCCTAGGAGCGATCGCCGGGGCCTTGTGTCGGTACTATTTTGGACTCGCTATGAATCACCTGCTGGGAATAGAAGTGCCCTACAGCACATTAGTCATTAACGTGACCGGATGTTTGGCCATGGGCATTGTGGCGACGCTATCCCTAGACCAGGTGGTTAACAT